The Bos javanicus breed banteng chromosome 11, ARS-OSU_banteng_1.0, whole genome shotgun sequence genome includes a window with the following:
- the LOC133257005 gene encoding D-aminoacyl-tRNA deacylase 2-like, producing the protein MADSGRTPQARALLQQCLHARLQVRPAEGDVEAEWVEVQRGLVIYVCFFKGADKELLPKMVNTLLNVKLSETENGKHVSILDLPGNILIIPQATLGGRVKGRSMQYHCNSGKEEGLELYSQFVNLCKKELAANSKCAEAGVVAKHGTYGNRQVLKLDTNGPYTHLIQF; encoded by the coding sequence ATGGCTGACAGTGGCAGAACGCCTCAGGCCCGGGCTCTCCTGCAGCAGTGCCTGCACGCCCGGCTGCAAGTACGCCCGGCCGAGGGGGACGTCGAGGCCGAATGGGTGGAGGTTCAAAGAGGATTAGTGATCTACGTGTGCTTTTTCAAGGGAGCTGATAAAGAACTTCTTCCCAAAATGGTTAATACACTGTTAAATGTGAAATTAAGTGAAACAGAAAATGGCAAGCACGTCTCTATATTGGATCTACCTGGCAACATTCTTATCATCCCTCAAGCCACCCTTGGGGGTAGAGTAAAAGGAAGAAGCATGCAGTATCACTGTAACTCTGGAAAAGAAGAGGGATTAGAACTTTATTCCCAATTTGTGAATCTCTGTAAAAAAGAATTAGCTGCTAATAGCAAGTGTGCTGAAGCTGGGGTTGTCGCGAAACACGGTACTTACGGCAATAGGCAGGTGTTAAAGCTCGACACCAATGGACCGTACACACACCTAATTCAGTTTTGA